The following coding sequences lie in one Hyphobacterium sp. CCMP332 genomic window:
- the gltA gene encoding citrate synthase: protein METKAKRNGTATLTIDGQTYEFPVLKGSIGPDVIDIRSLYSKAGVFTYDPGFTSTGSCESHITYIDGDEGTLLYRGYPIDQLAENSNFIEVCYLLLHGELPEAKELENFDMTIRRHTMLHDQFDQFFRGFRRDAHPMAVMVGTVGALSAFYHDSTDINDPQARIIASHRMIAKMPTIAARAYKYSIGQPFISPRNDLDFAGNFLRMCFAVPAEDFELNKTLAKAMDKIFILHADHEQNASTSTVRLAGSSGANPFACIASGIASLWGPAHGGANEAALNMLEEIGTVDKIPEFIARAKDKNDPFRLMGFGHRVYKNYDPRAKVMRDTCHEVLDVMGVRDEPLLQVALELEKIALEDPYFVEKKLYPNIDFYSGITLRAMGFPTSMFTVLFALARTVGWIAQWTEMLEDPVQKIGRPRQLFAGATERNYIPITKR from the coding sequence ATGGAAACCAAAGCGAAACGTAATGGCACGGCCACGCTTACGATTGATGGTCAGACCTATGAATTTCCCGTCCTGAAGGGATCCATTGGCCCCGACGTCATCGACATCCGCAGCCTCTACAGCAAGGCCGGCGTTTTCACCTACGATCCGGGCTTCACGTCCACAGGCTCATGTGAAAGCCACATCACCTATATTGATGGCGATGAAGGCACGCTGCTCTATCGTGGCTATCCGATTGATCAACTGGCTGAAAACTCTAACTTTATAGAAGTTTGCTATCTTTTGCTGCACGGTGAATTGCCAGAGGCGAAAGAGCTGGAAAATTTCGACATGACGATCCGGCGGCACACCATGTTGCACGATCAGTTTGACCAGTTCTTCCGTGGCTTCCGCCGGGATGCTCACCCGATGGCGGTCATGGTCGGCACGGTAGGTGCCCTGTCCGCCTTCTATCATGACTCGACCGACATCAATGATCCGCAAGCGCGCATTATTGCCAGTCATCGCATGATTGCCAAAATGCCGACGATTGCGGCGCGCGCGTACAAATACTCCATCGGTCAGCCGTTTATCAGCCCGCGCAATGATCTCGACTTCGCCGGTAATTTCCTGCGTATGTGCTTTGCCGTTCCCGCCGAGGACTTCGAGCTGAACAAGACGCTCGCCAAGGCGATGGATAAAATCTTTATCCTGCACGCGGATCACGAACAGAATGCGTCCACTTCCACCGTGCGTCTTGCCGGGTCTTCCGGTGCCAATCCATTCGCCTGCATTGCGTCCGGCATTGCCAGCCTGTGGGGTCCGGCGCATGGCGGGGCCAATGAAGCTGCGCTCAACATGCTGGAAGAGATCGGCACGGTAGACAAGATTCCGGAATTCATTGCCCGCGCCAAAGACAAGAATGACCCATTCCGCCTTATGGGCTTTGGTCACCGGGTCTACAAGAATTACGATCCACGCGCCAAGGTCATGCGCGACACCTGCCATGAAGTGCTGGACGTGATGGGCGTGCGCGACGAGCCGCTGCTGCAGGTGGCGCTGGAGCTGGAGAAGATCGCGCTTGAAGATCCCTATTTCGTAGAGAAGAAGCTCTATCCGAATATCGACTTCTATTCAGGCATCACGCTGCGCGCGATGGGCTTCCCGACCTCGATGTTTACCGTCCTGTTTGCTCTGGCCCGGACTGTGGGCTGGATCGCCCAATGGACCGAGATGCTGGAAGATCCGGTTCAGAAAATCGGCCGTCCGCGGCAGCTGTTTGCCGGTGCAACGGAACGCAATTACATACCGATCACCAAACGTTAG